One genomic segment of Synechocystis sp. LKSZ1 includes these proteins:
- a CDS encoding IS4 family transposase yields MISNFPQVVQKHLGHLPKKDYPELDTFKFVSIWLSFVLDQSQTSMRSQFKRLNARGESVDISTFSKASKKRNPKVFKEILKKLKKEVEVSREPEKRELVLFPLDSTVISLTSKLLWRQGHHQVKLFSGINLDTGAPGGIVINFGQGHDSKYGNETIEATPENGVGIMDRGFCSLARIAKLQEEKERYFVLRTKNNISLNMLENGKYEIGSGKEKLEGRVVVFSDREERTEFRLATNLPEEGEGGISNEEIAEFYRLRWQIELLWKFLKMHLKLDRLITKNTNGIEIQIYSCLIGYLMLRLVRIPKEFGESLLDKLRYLQAFMCEKISYVHWLRELVVNC; encoded by the coding sequence AAAAGGATTATCCAGAACTGGACACCTTTAAGTTTGTCTCAATTTGGCTAAGTTTCGTGCTAGACCAAAGCCAAACAAGCATGAGAAGTCAATTCAAGAGATTAAACGCGAGAGGAGAGTCAGTAGATATATCGACCTTCTCAAAAGCAAGTAAAAAGCGAAACCCAAAGGTTTTTAAAGAAATATTAAAAAAGCTAAAAAAAGAAGTAGAAGTCTCTCGAGAACCAGAAAAAAGGGAACTGGTTTTGTTTCCACTGGACTCAACAGTGATATCGTTAACGAGCAAATTATTATGGAGACAAGGACATCATCAGGTAAAACTATTTAGTGGGATTAATTTAGACACAGGAGCCCCAGGAGGAATAGTAATTAATTTTGGTCAAGGGCATGATAGTAAATATGGGAATGAAACGATAGAAGCAACGCCAGAGAATGGAGTTGGGATAATGGATAGAGGATTTTGTAGTCTAGCAAGAATAGCAAAACTGCAAGAAGAGAAAGAGCGTTACTTTGTGTTAAGAACAAAGAACAATATAAGCTTAAATATGCTGGAAAATGGAAAGTATGAAATAGGAAGTGGGAAGGAAAAGCTAGAAGGAAGAGTAGTAGTATTTAGTGATAGAGAAGAAAGAACAGAGTTTAGGTTGGCAACAAATTTACCAGAAGAGGGAGAGGGAGGAATAAGTAATGAAGAGATAGCTGAGTTTTATCGATTGCGTTGGCAAATAGAACTATTATGGAAGTTCTTAAAAATGCACTTAAAGTTGGACAGGCTAATCACTAAAAATACAAACGGAATAGAGATTCAGATTTATAGTTGCCTGATTGGATATTTAATGTTGAGATTGGTAAGAATTCCGAAAGAGTTTGGGGAATCTTTATTAGATAAGCTACGGTATTTACAGGCATTTATGTGTGAAAAAATAAGTTATGTACACTGGCTAAGAGAGTTAGTGGTAAATTGTTGA
- a CDS encoding endonuclease MutS2: MIQAETLSLLEWNRLCHHLSTFAETSLGVVAAQQLLPPETEAESRTLLNQTQEVERIEASLNSNWKFNGIADITEALERAELGGLLSGPELLAIATTLAGVRRLRRVIEGQEDLPCLMALVEDVRTYPELEQEIHHCIDEAGKVADRASAKLAGIRQKLKDIRDQIYQKLHRLLQRQLSAVQEAVITQRDDRFVIPIKASHKEQIPGIIHDTSSSGATLYVEPQAIVDLGNKLRQARRQEQVEEEIVLRQLSDRVGACLEDLEHLLIVATRLDLATARLRYSLWLEGNPPQWVTREQAITLRQLRHPLLVWKQKREKGPEVVPITVQIDPKIRVIAITGPNTGGKTVTLKTLGLAMLMAKVGLYLPAKEPIEIPWLEQILADIGDEQSLEQSLSTFSGHIRRIIRIIAALKQSPEGLTSALVLLDEVGAGTDPVEGSALAIALLQYLADHAHLTLVSTHYGELKALKYQDERFENASVEFDDQTLSPTYRLLWGIPGRSNALTIAQRLGLHPEIVETAKQRLGGFSEEINQVIAGLESQRREQEAKASNAQKLLQQTEVFYQEVSRKATALQARERELKQYQEQEIQQAILAAKAEIAQVIRQLQRGKPSGQKAQQATEALNQIVAKEQAKTQAKPLGYLPKVGERVRLPSLGQTAEVTQLSEAAGEVSVKFGLMKMTLPLTEIESLDGKKVEPPPKPASPPPPPVKAAPVLVRTERNTIDLRGQRVEMAESQLEAALRRADDQGVLWIIHGKGTGKLREGVHAFLSHHPQVERFELASSEEGGAGVTLAYLQ; this comes from the coding sequence TTGATTCAAGCCGAAACACTCTCCCTGCTGGAATGGAACCGCCTTTGCCATCATCTCTCGACCTTTGCGGAAACGTCCTTGGGGGTAGTCGCGGCCCAACAACTCCTGCCCCCGGAGACGGAAGCCGAAAGCCGTACCTTGTTGAATCAAACCCAGGAAGTAGAACGCATTGAGGCCAGTCTAAACAGCAACTGGAAATTTAATGGCATTGCAGATATTACTGAGGCCTTGGAGCGGGCGGAATTGGGAGGATTGCTGTCTGGCCCTGAGCTATTGGCCATTGCCACTACCTTGGCCGGGGTTAGACGCTTGCGGCGGGTAATCGAGGGCCAGGAAGATTTGCCTTGTCTCATGGCCCTGGTTGAGGATGTTCGTACCTATCCTGAACTGGAGCAGGAGATCCACCACTGTATTGATGAGGCCGGCAAAGTAGCTGACCGGGCCAGTGCCAAACTGGCAGGCATTCGTCAAAAACTTAAGGATATCCGCGACCAAATTTATCAAAAACTGCATCGTCTTCTGCAACGCCAACTAAGTGCAGTTCAAGAGGCCGTGATTACCCAACGGGATGACCGTTTTGTTATTCCCATCAAGGCCAGTCATAAGGAACAGATTCCCGGCATTATTCACGATACCTCCAGCAGTGGGGCGACCCTCTACGTCGAACCCCAGGCCATTGTGGATTTAGGCAATAAACTTCGTCAGGCCCGTCGTCAGGAGCAGGTAGAAGAAGAAATTGTTCTGCGCCAACTAAGTGACCGGGTCGGGGCCTGTTTAGAAGACCTGGAACATCTGTTGATCGTTGCCACTCGCCTCGATTTAGCCACGGCTCGTCTGCGCTATAGCCTTTGGTTAGAAGGGAATCCCCCCCAATGGGTCACACGAGAGCAAGCGATTACTCTGCGGCAATTACGCCATCCCCTGCTGGTCTGGAAACAGAAACGGGAGAAAGGGCCTGAAGTAGTCCCCATTACAGTTCAGATTGATCCGAAAATTCGGGTCATTGCCATCACGGGCCCGAATACAGGAGGCAAAACCGTTACCCTCAAGACCCTCGGTTTGGCGATGTTGATGGCGAAGGTTGGCCTTTACCTACCTGCCAAGGAACCGATCGAAATTCCCTGGTTAGAGCAGATACTTGCCGATATTGGCGATGAGCAATCCCTAGAGCAGAGTTTATCGACTTTTTCGGGGCATATTCGTCGGATTATTCGCATTATTGCGGCTTTGAAGCAGTCTCCTGAAGGTCTGACCTCGGCCCTGGTGCTGTTGGATGAAGTTGGGGCTGGTACAGATCCCGTGGAAGGTAGTGCCCTAGCCATTGCGCTGTTACAATATCTGGCGGATCATGCCCACCTGACCCTGGTGAGTACCCACTACGGCGAACTCAAGGCCCTGAAGTACCAGGATGAACGCTTTGAAAATGCTTCAGTGGAATTTGACGACCAGACCCTTTCCCCCACCTATCGTCTGCTCTGGGGCATTCCCGGCCGCTCCAATGCTCTCACCATTGCCCAGCGTCTGGGCCTACATCCAGAGATTGTTGAAACAGCCAAACAGCGATTAGGGGGATTTTCTGAAGAGATTAATCAGGTGATTGCGGGGCTAGAAAGTCAGCGTCGGGAGCAGGAAGCCAAGGCTTCGAATGCCCAAAAACTGCTCCAGCAGACCGAGGTCTTTTATCAAGAAGTGTCCCGCAAGGCCACGGCCCTCCAGGCGCGGGAACGGGAACTCAAACAATACCAAGAACAGGAAATACAGCAGGCGATCCTGGCCGCCAAGGCCGAAATTGCCCAGGTGATTCGCCAACTCCAGCGGGGGAAACCCTCAGGACAAAAAGCCCAACAGGCCACCGAGGCCCTGAATCAAATTGTGGCTAAGGAGCAGGCCAAAACCCAAGCCAAACCTCTGGGTTACCTACCCAAAGTGGGAGAACGGGTGCGCCTCCCCAGCCTGGGCCAAACCGCTGAAGTCACCCAACTTTCGGAAGCTGCCGGGGAAGTCAGTGTCAAATTTGGCCTGATGAAGATGACCCTACCTCTGACGGAGATTGAATCCCTAGATGGCAAAAAAGTAGAACCACCCCCCAAGCCGGCCTCCCCGCCCCCACCTCCAGTTAAAGCGGCCCCGGTTTTGGTGAGAACCGAGCGAAATACTATAGATCTCCGGGGCCAGCGGGTAGAAATGGCCGAAAGCCAGTTAGAGGCGGCCCTGCGTCGTGCTGACGACCAAGGGGTGCTGTGGATTATCCACGGTAAGGGTACGGGGAAACTTCGAGAAGGCGTTCATGCTTTCCTGAGTCATCATCCCCAGGTCGAGCGTTTTGAGTTGGCTTCTTCTGAGGAAGGCGGGGCCGGTGTCACCTTGGCCTATCTCCAATGA
- a CDS encoding NINE protein yields the protein MTPPTEKNMAIAYLLWACGCFGFCGIHRFYLGKPITGILWFFSGGLCFVGQFLDLFLIPGMVQSRNRDFRMFLPQDSGYGPLHLSHQVLEKIDRLDQKLQSTLQTPKQPEKSALHRLIEGAAQQQGVLSLAQAILITGLEASEVETLLREAMKKGIVHVGNDPETGSVRYYFDI from the coding sequence ATGACTCCTCCCACCGAAAAAAACATGGCCATTGCCTATCTGCTCTGGGCCTGCGGCTGTTTTGGTTTTTGCGGCATTCATCGTTTCTATCTCGGCAAACCCATCACCGGCATTCTCTGGTTTTTTAGCGGTGGCCTGTGTTTCGTGGGCCAATTCCTTGACCTGTTTCTCATCCCCGGCATGGTACAGTCCCGTAATCGAGACTTCCGCATGTTTCTGCCCCAGGACAGTGGGTACGGCCCGCTCCATCTAAGTCATCAAGTACTGGAGAAAATTGACCGTCTTGACCAGAAACTGCAGAGTACCCTGCAAACCCCTAAACAACCAGAAAAGAGTGCCCTACATCGTTTGATTGAAGGAGCGGCCCAGCAACAAGGAGTGTTGTCCCTGGCTCAAGCCATACTTATTACCGGCCTAGAAGCCAGTGAAGTGGAAACTCTGTTACGGGAGGCCATGAAGAAGGGGATTGTCCATGTGGGCAACGATCCAGAGACGGGTTCTGTGCGTTACTACTTTGATATCTAA